A single window of Paenibacillus sp. SYP-B4298 DNA harbors:
- a CDS encoding SDR family NAD(P)-dependent oxidoreductase, which yields MNGNNIALITGASSGIGLALTRRLLSEKWQVVGLNRSAFPVDDPILQIAAREQRLREYRADLADFQQLRQALELILAQESHLDLIFNNAGGSLPEIRYSPQGRELHYELQTVAPYLIMMELKELLRRGEHRKVINTSTNAFATLRQFHVLELERPASFRKLFGPYAATKLAMSLWTQEAGPQLFDQEGITLLSVDPGGNNTMNSKNRGGLPFFLRPVMKLLFPDPSTGAGLLYEAALSTHNLVPSGAYLTKGAPATLKFAELGAEVLARVDDIYRQEY from the coding sequence ATGAACGGAAACAACATCGCTTTGATTACAGGTGCAAGCAGCGGGATCGGTTTGGCGTTAACACGCAGGCTGTTAAGCGAGAAGTGGCAGGTGGTCGGACTGAATCGCTCGGCGTTCCCTGTGGACGATCCGATTCTCCAGATAGCGGCAAGGGAACAGAGACTGAGGGAATATCGTGCGGATCTGGCAGATTTCCAACAATTAAGACAAGCGCTTGAGCTCATTCTTGCCCAGGAATCCCATCTCGATCTGATCTTCAACAATGCCGGCGGTAGTCTGCCCGAGATTCGTTACTCTCCGCAAGGACGCGAGCTCCATTATGAGTTGCAGACGGTCGCGCCGTACCTGATCATGATGGAGTTGAAAGAACTCCTCAGGCGCGGGGAGCATCGTAAGGTCATTAACACGTCTACGAATGCGTTCGCCACCCTTCGTCAGTTTCATGTCCTGGAGCTAGAGCGGCCTGCTTCGTTCCGCAAATTGTTCGGGCCTTACGCCGCGACTAAGCTCGCGATGTCGTTATGGACGCAGGAGGCGGGACCACAGCTATTCGATCAAGAGGGAATTACTCTGCTCAGCGTCGATCCGGGCGGCAATAACACGATGAACTCTAAAAATCGGGGGGGACTGCCTTTCTTTCTGAGACCTGTCATGAAGCTGCTCTTTCCCGACCCGTCTACAGGAGCAGGCTTGCTCTACGAGGCGGCCCTTAGCACGCATAATCTCGTTCCAAGCGGAGCCTACCTGACGAAGGGCGCACCGGCTACATTGAAATTCGCAGAGCTGGGAGCCGAAGTGCTGGCACGAGTGGATGACATCTACCGCCAAGAATATTAG
- a CDS encoding DNA topoisomerase III — MKSLVLAEKPSVARELARVLGCGQKQKASYEGPQYVVTWALGHLVTLAEPEDYDTKYKTWNLEDLPLLPERMNLKVMKETSQQFRQVAQLCKRQDIKELIIATDAGREGELVARWIMELVKWRKPYKRLWISSQTDKAIKEGFQQLRPGKEYDNLYASAVCRAEADWLIGLNVTRALTCKYNAQLAAGRVQTPTLAMMMEREEEITGFQSKPYWTITADVGGFQAIWREKEGHDGRLWDKERAEQLAAKLQQSRASVHKLKTADKSEPQPLAYDLTELQRDANKRLGFSAKQTSSVLQRLYEQHKLVTYPRTDSRYLTSDMAPTLKGRLESIAVGPYAPLARRLLKQPLRITRRIVDDSKVTDHHAIIPTEQYVNLSALSNEERRLYDLIVKRFIALFYPEYRYAETSVVIQAGSELLFAKGKVAKDAGWKEVYGSPSYSDEDEEEQPQQEEQAAAQQNLPELSMNQPLAIKSARIRELRTLPPPRYTEASLLGVMEKNGLGTPATRADIIEKLLGTDTIERQGNRLVPTGKGKQLIELVVDELKSSGLTAQWEQELERIAKGKGNPQRFMEGIRQQTVAWVGQVKRETKEYKPHNLTHSRCPQCSKPLMEVKSKRGKSLVCSDRECDYRRAAEPRLSNKRCPQCRKKMEIHEGKNGKYAQCRPCNFVEKLDGEKGGKVHRRDQQRLIQQFSDNEKLNSGLADALKAALQQQDK; from the coding sequence ATGAAATCATTGGTGCTGGCCGAGAAGCCGAGTGTTGCCAGGGAGCTGGCTCGGGTGCTGGGCTGCGGACAGAAGCAGAAGGCATCCTATGAAGGGCCGCAATATGTCGTCACATGGGCGCTGGGTCATCTGGTCACGTTGGCGGAGCCAGAGGATTATGATACGAAGTACAAAACATGGAATCTGGAGGATCTGCCGCTGCTGCCGGAGCGGATGAATCTGAAGGTGATGAAGGAAACCTCGCAGCAATTTCGCCAGGTGGCGCAGCTATGCAAGCGGCAGGATATTAAGGAGCTGATCATCGCGACAGACGCCGGGCGTGAAGGGGAGCTGGTTGCCCGCTGGATCATGGAGCTGGTGAAATGGCGCAAGCCGTACAAGCGGCTGTGGATTTCCTCCCAGACAGACAAAGCGATCAAGGAGGGCTTTCAGCAGCTTCGCCCAGGCAAGGAGTATGATAATCTGTATGCTTCTGCGGTGTGCCGGGCCGAAGCGGACTGGCTGATTGGGCTTAATGTAACGCGGGCGCTGACCTGCAAATACAATGCGCAGCTAGCAGCCGGACGTGTACAGACACCGACGCTGGCGATGATGATGGAGCGCGAGGAGGAGATCACGGGCTTTCAGTCGAAGCCGTACTGGACGATTACGGCGGATGTCGGTGGCTTCCAGGCGATCTGGCGGGAGAAGGAAGGGCATGATGGACGGTTGTGGGACAAGGAGCGAGCCGAGCAGCTCGCAGCGAAGCTGCAGCAGTCGCGGGCCAGCGTACATAAGCTCAAGACCGCTGACAAGTCCGAGCCTCAGCCGCTCGCCTATGATCTGACAGAGCTGCAGCGGGATGCGAACAAGCGGCTGGGCTTCTCGGCGAAGCAGACCTCCAGCGTGCTGCAGCGTCTGTACGAGCAGCATAAGCTGGTCACCTATCCCCGCACAGACTCCAGATACTTGACCAGCGATATGGCGCCGACGCTCAAGGGGCGGCTGGAGAGCATCGCGGTCGGTCCTTACGCGCCGCTGGCACGCCGATTGCTCAAGCAGCCGCTGCGTATCACACGGCGGATTGTGGATGACAGCAAGGTAACGGATCACCATGCGATTATTCCAACGGAGCAGTACGTCAACCTGAGCGCACTCAGCAATGAAGAACGCCGGTTGTATGATCTGATCGTGAAGCGGTTCATCGCGCTCTTTTACCCGGAATACCGTTATGCGGAGACAAGCGTCGTCATTCAGGCCGGTTCTGAGCTGCTCTTTGCCAAGGGCAAGGTCGCCAAGGATGCAGGCTGGAAGGAAGTATACGGCAGCCCGTCCTACAGCGATGAAGACGAGGAGGAGCAGCCGCAGCAGGAGGAGCAAGCCGCAGCGCAGCAGAACCTGCCGGAGCTGTCTATGAACCAGCCGCTAGCTATCAAGAGCGCCCGTATTCGCGAGCTGCGCACCTTGCCGCCTCCGCGCTATACCGAGGCATCCCTGCTCGGGGTGATGGAGAAGAATGGGCTGGGCACACCAGCTACACGCGCCGATATTATCGAGAAGCTGCTCGGGACGGATACAATTGAGCGCCAGGGCAATCGGCTCGTCCCGACAGGGAAGGGCAAGCAGTTGATCGAGCTGGTGGTAGACGAGCTCAAGAGCTCCGGCTTGACCGCGCAGTGGGAGCAGGAGCTGGAGCGTATCGCCAAGGGCAAGGGCAACCCGCAGCGGTTCATGGAGGGCATCCGCCAGCAGACCGTGGCCTGGGTAGGACAGGTCAAGCGCGAGACGAAGGAATACAAGCCGCATAACTTGACCCATTCACGCTGTCCGCAGTGCAGCAAGCCGCTAATGGAGGTCAAGAGCAAGCGCGGCAAGTCGCTGGTCTGCTCCGATCGGGAGTGCGACTATCGGCGCGCTGCGGAGCCACGGCTGTCGAACAAGCGCTGTCCGCAGTGCAGGAAGAAGATGGAGATTCATGAGGGCAAGAATGGCAAGTACGCGCAGTGCCGTCCATGCAATTTCGTCGAGAAGCTCGATGGGGAGAAGGGCGGCAAGGTGCATCGCCGCGATCAGCAGCGGCTCATCCAGCAGTTCAGCGACAATGAGAAGTTGAACTCAGGATTGGCGGATGCGCTCAAGGCCGCATTGCAGCAGCAGGACAAGTAG
- a CDS encoding DNA-deoxyinosine glycosylase: MKLEGFAPVADENSSVLLLGSMPSEESLRRGQYYGNPRNHLWPLLFQLFERELPDDYGQRLQLLREQGIALWDVLARCKRKGSLDAHIREEEANDFAAFYERYPAIRTVIFNDAKAEELYRKLVGLEEGRTYLRLPSTSPVPTAVYRRMEDKLEAWRVVTQLV; encoded by the coding sequence ATGAAGCTTGAAGGGTTTGCGCCTGTAGCGGACGAGAACTCCAGCGTGCTGCTTCTTGGCTCGATGCCATCGGAGGAATCGTTGCGCAGGGGACAGTATTACGGCAATCCGCGCAATCATCTGTGGCCGCTCCTGTTCCAGTTGTTTGAGCGCGAGCTGCCGGACGATTACGGGCAGCGGCTGCAACTGCTTAGAGAGCAGGGTATAGCGCTGTGGGATGTGCTGGCCAGGTGCAAGCGCAAGGGAAGTCTGGATGCCCATATCCGCGAGGAGGAGGCTAATGATTTCGCCGCCTTTTACGAGCGGTATCCTGCCATTCGTACCGTAATCTTCAATGACGCCAAGGCGGAGGAGCTGTATCGCAAGCTGGTAGGGCTGGAGGAGGGGCGAACCTACCTGCGGCTGCCGTCCACAAGCCCTGTGCCGACTGCGGTCTACCGGAGAATGGAGGATAAGCTGGAGGCTTGGCGTGTGGTGACACAGCTCGTGTGA
- a CDS encoding MerR family transcriptional regulator: MSEEQTYTIREASEETGLSTDTIRYYEKIGLLTYAKRKPNSHRLYRAEDLETMRMIACYKKTGLSLESMKPFLTLRRDEPITDYPELVELAEKHKRHIEQQIASLQQIIVFLERRLLPTGIGSESGSCTLAEPPKGRPPA; the protein is encoded by the coding sequence ATGAGCGAAGAACAGACTTATACGATCAGAGAGGCTTCCGAAGAAACCGGGCTTTCCACGGATACGATTCGATACTATGAGAAGATCGGTCTGCTGACGTATGCCAAGCGGAAGCCGAACAGCCATCGTCTGTATCGTGCTGAGGATCTGGAGACGATGCGGATGATCGCTTGCTATAAGAAGACAGGTCTTTCTCTGGAAAGTATGAAGCCCTTTCTTACCCTCCGGCGGGATGAGCCGATAACCGATTACCCGGAATTGGTTGAGCTGGCGGAGAAGCACAAGCGCCACATCGAGCAGCAGATCGCTTCACTGCAGCAGATTATCGTCTTTCTGGAAAGGCGGCTGTTGCCGACTGGGATCGGTTCGGAATCTGGGAGCTGTACTCTGGCAGAACCGCCCAAAGGACGGCCGCCTGCCTAA
- a CDS encoding GNAT family N-acetyltransferase → MPHLIGERIRLREYRREDLLSMRRWVNDPLITCHLSDTFLYPQTIQDTEAFIEGVIEGGDTHRGFIIAHRDTEDYIGQIDLFELDWKNRTAELGIVIGNRVNQGKGYGTEAVRLLIQFALHSMNLNRIQLEVNEDNGSAIRCYEKCGFAHEGRLRQRIYRNGRYHDLLIMAVLRDEYEQRQVQQA, encoded by the coding sequence ATGCCGCACCTGATCGGAGAGCGGATTCGGCTTCGTGAATACCGTAGGGAGGATCTGCTGTCGATGAGGCGATGGGTCAATGATCCATTGATTACATGCCATCTATCGGATACGTTTTTGTACCCGCAGACCATTCAGGATACCGAGGCGTTCATTGAGGGGGTCATAGAAGGTGGGGATACCCACCGAGGCTTCATTATTGCGCACCGCGACACCGAAGATTATATTGGGCAGATCGATCTGTTCGAGCTGGATTGGAAAAATCGGACGGCGGAGCTGGGCATTGTTATCGGCAACCGTGTGAATCAGGGCAAGGGCTACGGCACGGAGGCCGTTCGGCTGCTGATCCAGTTCGCCTTACATAGTATGAATCTGAATCGTATTCAACTGGAAGTGAACGAGGATAATGGAAGTGCGATCCGCTGCTACGAGAAATGCGGCTTTGCACACGAGGGGCGTCTTCGGCAACGGATTTACCGCAACGGGCGTTATCACGATCTGCTCATCATGGCGGTGCTGCGAGATGAATATGAACAGCGGCAGGTGCAGCAGGCGTAG
- a CDS encoding SOS response-associated peptidase — MCDRFSLTAPSKQLQEKYRIAALHADYKPRYNISPTQSIPIIIHSEGERQLVEARWGLFPYWARDSVNADFGSISGKKIFDRIVKRQRCLIPCSGFYGWRTEGKEQQAFHIVMREQQVFAMAGLYEMRVDPRGKLHRSCTIVTAMANPVVSSYHHRMPAIMDDEEQTSWLDPAMTDRYVLENHIYSYPASAMRAYAVTPLSHNEELEAPELIEEFAPTLRLLKE, encoded by the coding sequence ATGTGTGATCGATTTTCGCTTACGGCTCCATCCAAGCAATTGCAGGAGAAGTACCGCATCGCGGCACTTCATGCAGATTACAAGCCGCGTTACAATATTTCGCCCACTCAATCCATTCCGATTATTATCCATTCCGAAGGGGAGCGCCAGCTGGTGGAGGCAAGATGGGGCTTATTCCCGTATTGGGCAAGAGATTCGGTGAATGCGGACTTCGGCTCCATCAGCGGCAAAAAAATATTTGACCGCATCGTCAAGCGCCAGCGCTGTCTCATTCCATGCAGCGGATTTTATGGCTGGCGCACAGAGGGCAAGGAGCAGCAGGCCTTCCATATTGTCATGCGGGAGCAGCAGGTATTTGCGATGGCCGGACTATATGAGATGCGGGTGGACCCCCGCGGCAAGCTGCACCGCAGTTGCACCATTGTCACGGCCATGGCCAATCCGGTCGTCTCCTCGTATCATCATCGTATGCCGGCGATCATGGATGATGAGGAGCAGACGAGCTGGCTTGACCCTGCGATGACCGACCGCTATGTGCTGGAGAATCATATCTATTCCTATCCGGCATCTGCCATGCGCGCCTATGCGGTAACGCCGCTGTCGCATAATGAGGAGCTGGAGGCGCCGGAATTAATCGAAGAATTCGCGCCGACGCTGCGGCTGTTGAAGGAATAA
- a CDS encoding xanthine phosphoribosyltransferase, which translates to MDILKDRILREASVLSNDVLKLDGLLNHQVDPELTMQMGQEFARRFAEENITKIITVESSGIPVAFSTALTLNVPLLFARRKKTLINEPDALTERVPSFTKGIVTDIMVSRQYLSPEDRVLFIDDIIANGDAARGLIKIIERSGAQLAGVGIVVEKTFQAGGRAIREQGYRVESLVRIASLDGGTITFA; encoded by the coding sequence ATGGATATTTTAAAAGACAGAATTCTTCGTGAAGCATCGGTTCTATCAAACGATGTGCTCAAGCTGGACGGACTGCTTAATCATCAGGTGGACCCTGAGCTGACGATGCAGATGGGGCAGGAATTTGCCCGCCGCTTTGCGGAGGAGAACATTACCAAGATCATCACAGTGGAGTCCTCCGGCATCCCGGTTGCCTTCTCGACTGCGCTGACCTTGAATGTGCCGCTGCTCTTTGCCCGCCGCAAGAAAACATTGATCAATGAACCCGATGCGCTCACGGAACGGGTCCCTTCGTTTACCAAAGGCATCGTTACCGATATTATGGTCTCGCGCCAGTATCTTTCACCTGAGGATCGCGTATTGTTTATTGATGATATTATCGCCAATGGCGACGCTGCCCGCGGCCTGATCAAGATTATCGAGCGCTCTGGCGCCCAACTGGCGGGTGTGGGGATCGTCGTGGAGAAAACCTTCCAGGCTGGCGGCCGCGCTATTCGCGAGCAGGGCTATCGCGTGGAATCGTTGGTGCGCATCGCCTCGCTTGATGGCGGTACAATTACTTTTGCATAA
- a CDS encoding TraX family protein — MQIIAMLTMLIDHIGVIFYPEESFLRILGRLSFPLYAFALVRGYYHTSNMPRYLLRLAILAAVSQLPYQWALLDDGVNVVAALLVCLLALLSLDRFKHPAAVLGTIAGAALLLELLQFDYGYYGLALVLIYRYTRGEWQLLLHLLLNVAVAVEKGWAIQMFSLLSTATLLYTPQLYRSLDKVRVPRLLWLSFYPAHLIALGLVREIMLAAG, encoded by the coding sequence ATGCAGATTATCGCCATGCTCACGATGCTGATCGACCATATCGGCGTCATCTTTTACCCGGAGGAGAGCTTCCTGCGCATCCTGGGTCGTCTCTCGTTCCCGCTATATGCCTTTGCGCTGGTGCGCGGCTATTACCATACCTCCAACATGCCCCGTTATCTGCTGCGCCTTGCGATTCTCGCCGCTGTATCCCAACTGCCATACCAGTGGGCACTGTTAGATGACGGCGTGAATGTGGTCGCTGCGCTGCTCGTCTGCCTGCTTGCGCTGCTGTCTCTCGACCGGTTCAAGCACCCCGCAGCCGTACTCGGCACGATTGCCGGCGCCGCGCTACTGCTGGAGCTGCTCCAGTTCGATTATGGATATTACGGACTCGCGCTCGTGCTGATCTACCGCTATACGCGGGGGGAGTGGCAACTGCTGCTCCATCTGCTGCTCAATGTCGCTGTCGCCGTAGAGAAGGGCTGGGCCATCCAAATGTTCAGCCTGCTGTCTACCGCTACGCTGCTGTATACTCCCCAGCTCTACCGGTCTCTTGACAAGGTGCGTGTGCCGCGTCTGCTATGGCTGAGCTTCTATCCGGCCCATCTCATCGCCCTGGGCCTGGTGCGCGAGATCATGCTCGCTGCGGGTTAG
- a CDS encoding glycosyltransferase family 4 protein — protein sequence MNILQALFFPPEQPGGVSSMIPYIQERFIQMNWQMELFSIPKRVRGKGQEEVMFDTFDVQQFAGNETIGKYLQTLRDYVWWTKLRIHKSYDLIHAHHPIAALVMKQLFPDTPVLMTIHSSYERELILNGRIAEGGPEHQFLTLIYGELEAKMDGLLTVSESFRSYLSPYLKHPESIHVIPNGFDEKRFRPISHENEIPQLITVCRLVPAKGLDILLQACAELKRRGKPFVLHIIGDGPIREELEQLAISLGLYDEIIFYGYMLHPEEFMPFFDIFVLPSRAEAFGSVFAEAALCLLALVGTRVGGIAEQIDHGVNGLLVPPEDPLALSDALELLVSDPVYRYNLARSGWNKAKQVYSLQRVIAELRRVYRSYIPV from the coding sequence TTGAATATATTGCAAGCATTATTTTTCCCGCCCGAGCAGCCGGGAGGGGTGTCCTCCATGATACCTTATATTCAAGAACGGTTCATTCAGATGAACTGGCAGATGGAGCTGTTCTCCATCCCTAAGCGAGTCAGGGGAAAAGGTCAGGAGGAGGTGATGTTCGACACCTTCGATGTCCAGCAGTTCGCTGGCAATGAGACGATCGGCAAATACTTGCAGACCCTTAGGGACTATGTGTGGTGGACAAAGCTGAGGATTCATAAAAGCTATGATCTGATTCATGCCCACCATCCGATTGCGGCGCTCGTAATGAAGCAACTGTTCCCGGATACGCCTGTGCTGATGACGATCCATTCCAGCTATGAGCGGGAGCTGATTCTCAATGGACGCATCGCCGAGGGCGGGCCTGAGCATCAATTTCTAACCTTGATCTATGGAGAGCTGGAAGCGAAGATGGATGGCCTGCTGACCGTATCAGAGTCATTCCGCTCCTACTTATCTCCCTACCTGAAGCACCCGGAGAGCATTCATGTCATTCCGAACGGCTTCGATGAGAAGCGATTCCGGCCGATCTCCCATGAGAACGAGATTCCGCAGCTCATTACGGTCTGCCGACTCGTCCCGGCCAAGGGATTGGATATACTGCTTCAGGCCTGTGCTGAATTGAAGCGTCGCGGCAAGCCATTCGTCCTTCATATTATCGGGGATGGGCCGATCCGCGAGGAGCTGGAGCAACTGGCTATCTCCCTGGGATTGTATGATGAAATTATATTTTATGGTTATATGCTTCACCCGGAGGAGTTCATGCCGTTCTTCGATATATTCGTCTTACCCTCCCGAGCGGAGGCATTCGGTTCTGTGTTCGCGGAGGCGGCGCTCTGTCTGCTTGCTCTTGTCGGTACCCGTGTTGGCGGCATCGCCGAGCAGATCGATCATGGTGTGAACGGATTGCTCGTTCCGCCTGAAGACCCGCTGGCCTTGAGTGATGCGCTGGAGCTGCTGGTGTCTGATCCGGTGTACCGCTACAATCTGGCGCGATCGGGCTGGAACAAGGCGAAGCAGGTCTACTCGCTGCAGCGGGTAATTGCAGAGCTGAGGCGCGTATACCGCTCGTATATTCCTGTGTGA
- a CDS encoding GyrI-like domain-containing protein — protein MDNCMLVTKPSLHLAGISHSGPYSSFPDDVIALRDEFLSRRHELSGNQKSTALICPYYGNEVFATYWVCYEVSMLELTPQDMVQFTIPGHTYAMVSCTTQRFGEGYKQLLEWMKEQGLSKLDEAVAIEIYHFDERLEEGLVEILIPVETGASSRK, from the coding sequence ATGGACAATTGTATGTTGGTCACCAAGCCGTCGCTTCATTTGGCAGGAATCAGCCATTCCGGCCCGTATTCCAGCTTTCCTGATGATGTCATTGCGCTGCGGGATGAGTTTCTCTCACGCCGTCATGAGCTGAGCGGCAACCAAAAATCAACAGCGCTTATTTGTCCGTATTACGGCAATGAAGTGTTTGCCACGTATTGGGTATGCTATGAGGTCAGCATGCTGGAGCTAACACCGCAGGATATGGTGCAGTTCACCATACCAGGGCATACGTATGCGATGGTTAGCTGTACGACACAACGATTTGGCGAAGGCTATAAGCAACTGCTGGAGTGGATGAAGGAGCAGGGCTTGAGCAAGCTGGACGAGGCGGTCGCCATCGAGATCTACCACTTTGATGAGCGTCTGGAGGAAGGGCTGGTCGAGATTCTGATTCCTGTGGAGACGGGCGCGTCATCTCGGAAGTAA
- a CDS encoding YkvI family membrane protein, with amino-acid sequence MRKLGTMLGIGLTFMGTVVGAGFASGQEILQFFTRFGFISMFTILLVAGLFIWLGAKMMLLAADISAVSYEDLNIALFGERLGRLVSLFMIVVLLGVTGVMLAGAGSIFSEHLNISYQTGLVITLAACYMLLRKGLSAILAVNSIVVPAMLLFTFILLFKTIPLPTSTRWLELVNDHSWLGAWMSPFLYTAFNLSMAQTVLVPLGAKVKDRRLIIGGAWIGGIGIGFMLLVGHITLSANMPGITQYAIPMAGIAKQFGQGIQWIYIFLIFSEIFTTLIANVYGLTLQLHERLGIAQHWIVLSILFISYLLSQLGFGILLSTLYPLFGLISLGWLVLIVKR; translated from the coding sequence ATGCGAAAGCTTGGCACCATGCTTGGCATCGGCCTCACCTTTATGGGTACAGTCGTCGGCGCTGGCTTCGCCAGCGGCCAGGAAATATTGCAATTTTTCACCCGCTTCGGCTTTATCAGCATGTTCACCATCCTGCTCGTCGCCGGGCTGTTCATCTGGCTCGGAGCCAAGATGATGCTGCTGGCTGCCGATATATCCGCTGTGTCCTATGAGGACTTGAATATTGCCTTATTCGGGGAGCGGCTGGGACGGCTGGTAAGCCTGTTTATGATCGTGGTTCTGCTGGGTGTAACCGGCGTTATGCTCGCCGGAGCAGGTTCGATCTTCTCCGAGCATCTGAATATATCCTATCAGACCGGACTTGTGATTACGCTGGCCGCTTGCTATATGCTGCTGCGCAAGGGCTTGTCCGCCATTCTCGCTGTCAACTCGATCGTTGTGCCCGCCATGCTGCTATTTACCTTTATTTTACTATTCAAAACGATTCCGCTGCCGACCTCCACCCGCTGGCTAGAGCTGGTCAATGACCATTCCTGGCTGGGAGCCTGGATGTCGCCGTTCCTATACACCGCCTTCAATCTGTCGATGGCGCAGACCGTGCTCGTGCCCCTCGGCGCGAAGGTGAAGGATCGCCGGTTGATTATCGGCGGTGCATGGATCGGCGGGATCGGCATCGGCTTCATGCTGCTGGTCGGACATATTACACTATCCGCCAACATGCCGGGCATCACCCAATATGCCATCCCGATGGCCGGCATAGCCAAGCAGTTCGGACAGGGCATCCAGTGGATCTACATCTTCCTGATCTTCTCCGAAATCTTCACGACCTTGATCGCTAATGTATACGGTCTGACCCTGCAACTGCATGAACGCCTAGGGATCGCACAGCATTGGATTGTCCTCTCCATCCTGTTCATCAGTTATCTGCTCAGTCAGCTCGGCTTTGGCATCCTGCTCTCTACGCTGTACCCGTTGTTCGGACTGATCAGCCTGGGATGGCTGGTGCTGATCGTCAAGCGCTAG